A single genomic interval of Brevundimonas diminuta harbors:
- a CDS encoding helicase-related protein — MKSSPADTDLSATGQQVLVGGPAPEQDDGKRWKMPAAAVAAGLAEMKTRRSQAVVFIATSERRADEIAAALSPMVKDAEVLVLPPWDCLPYDRAAPSRESMGRRMAVLGALDEAGARPVFLVASPDAIVQRTPSRERIKARLSVAAGEALDREVLESFLMDTGYAADERVDEPGEYALLGAVVDVFPPASATPYRIALDEANRITEIHAFDPVSQRRGAEIQTICLTPAAEWSDRSSEDDDPDRQETGPLIDTETSTTLFDFLDKPMILTDVGVEDRFERIRAHVAEAYDTRLRFSEGARPPKPDSLYLTEQDVHQALKGVKPLSVEGWAATPAFALKKSPGRALKQFVAERREAGDRIVLTGLPHEHRIVLRLLRRHDIDTPVALESWSAIAPLQPGQIAVITADLDTGFRQSATGLVVLTPSDIFGGRIARASGDTNNAFGETELRLDDVVIHEDHGLGVLKALERVAADGVERDVLRIEYHGGGTILAPIEEFGKIWRYGSEPDAVSLDRLNTQGWLKRRAKVSAQIDEAAAALSARAEARAALRTEPITAPRQALARFASGFAFPETADQARAIEAVLADLGSGKPMNRLVCGDVGFGKTEVALRAAAAVALAGKQVIVVAPTTVLARQHFEVFKRRFKDTDIQIGHLSRAADSAEARAVKAGLADGSMRVVVGTQALASEGLACFDLGLVIIDEEHRFGAQMKSALSEKAPHLLSMSATPIPRTLQSAMVGIQDVSLIASPPARRRPIRTFMTPFDAGAVRLSLMREKARGGQSFVVVPRIEDMEPLAERLKTLTPELSVVSAHGDMSPSAIDEVMSRFSDGEGDVLLATNIIETGLDVPRANTMLIWRPDRFGLAQLHQLRGRVGRGRRQGFTYLLSDPEAPMAAATEARLQTLEALDRLGAGFAISGRDLDLRGGGDLVGEEQAGHVRLIGSALYQAVLARALAAAKGDPDPDQASPSLNVGATGHLPADYIPDETVRINLYARLARATTPEDVDALRDEAEDRFGPLPDPAEDLFTGRRLAALARDAGVTEIVSGPKATALRIAAARRPGMEAAFPLGDDRRWSDDRMIVDAANDQPHDTAFIERLLTELAAA, encoded by the coding sequence ATGAAATCATCACCTGCCGACACCGATCTTTCCGCCACGGGCCAACAGGTCCTCGTTGGAGGGCCAGCGCCCGAGCAGGACGACGGCAAGCGTTGGAAAATGCCGGCGGCGGCCGTTGCGGCTGGACTTGCCGAGATGAAGACAAGGCGCTCGCAGGCCGTGGTGTTCATAGCCACCAGCGAACGCCGCGCCGATGAGATTGCGGCGGCGCTCTCGCCGATGGTGAAGGACGCCGAGGTGCTGGTCCTGCCGCCCTGGGACTGCCTGCCCTACGACCGCGCTGCGCCTTCGCGGGAAAGCATGGGGCGGCGGATGGCCGTCTTGGGCGCCCTGGACGAAGCCGGCGCAAGGCCCGTGTTCCTGGTCGCCTCGCCCGATGCGATCGTGCAGCGGACGCCGTCGCGCGAACGGATCAAGGCCCGCTTGTCGGTCGCGGCGGGCGAGGCGCTGGATCGCGAAGTCTTGGAATCGTTTTTGATGGATACAGGCTATGCGGCGGATGAGCGGGTCGACGAACCTGGCGAGTATGCTCTGCTCGGCGCGGTGGTCGACGTCTTCCCGCCCGCGTCTGCAACGCCTTATCGCATCGCCCTGGATGAGGCGAACCGGATCACCGAAATCCATGCCTTCGATCCCGTGTCGCAGCGCCGGGGCGCCGAGATCCAGACGATCTGTCTGACCCCGGCAGCTGAGTGGAGCGACCGGTCGTCCGAGGATGACGATCCCGATCGTCAGGAGACCGGGCCGTTGATCGATACTGAGACCTCGACGACCCTGTTTGATTTCCTCGACAAGCCGATGATCCTGACCGACGTTGGCGTGGAGGATCGGTTCGAACGCATTCGCGCGCATGTGGCCGAAGCCTATGACACTCGCCTGCGGTTCAGCGAGGGCGCGCGTCCTCCGAAACCCGACAGCCTTTATCTGACGGAGCAGGACGTTCATCAGGCGTTAAAAGGGGTTAAACCCTTGAGCGTCGAGGGTTGGGCGGCTACGCCGGCCTTCGCATTGAAAAAGTCGCCGGGGCGGGCCCTGAAACAGTTCGTTGCCGAGCGGCGCGAGGCGGGCGATCGCATCGTCCTGACAGGATTGCCTCATGAGCACAGGATCGTCCTACGCCTGCTGCGTCGCCACGATATCGATACGCCCGTGGCGCTAGAGAGCTGGAGCGCGATCGCGCCACTGCAGCCCGGGCAGATCGCCGTCATAACCGCCGATCTGGACACAGGTTTCCGCCAGTCGGCGACCGGTCTTGTCGTCCTGACGCCTTCGGATATCTTCGGCGGCCGGATCGCGCGAGCATCCGGCGACACGAACAATGCGTTCGGAGAGACAGAACTGCGGTTGGACGATGTGGTCATCCATGAAGACCACGGACTGGGCGTCCTGAAGGCTTTGGAGCGGGTCGCTGCCGATGGCGTGGAGCGCGACGTTCTGCGCATCGAGTATCATGGCGGAGGAACCATTCTCGCGCCGATCGAGGAGTTCGGCAAAATCTGGCGCTACGGCTCGGAGCCGGACGCGGTGTCGCTGGATCGACTGAATACGCAGGGATGGCTGAAGCGTCGCGCCAAGGTCAGCGCGCAGATCGATGAGGCCGCAGCTGCTCTATCCGCCCGGGCCGAGGCGCGCGCAGCGTTGAGGACCGAACCGATCACCGCGCCGCGCCAGGCGCTCGCCCGCTTCGCCTCCGGGTTCGCCTTCCCCGAAACGGCCGATCAGGCGCGCGCCATCGAGGCGGTCCTGGCGGACTTGGGATCCGGCAAGCCCATGAACCGGCTCGTCTGCGGCGATGTCGGTTTCGGCAAGACCGAGGTCGCCCTGCGCGCCGCGGCGGCCGTGGCCCTTGCCGGCAAACAGGTCATCGTCGTCGCCCCGACCACCGTCCTGGCGCGCCAGCATTTCGAGGTCTTCAAGAGACGGTTCAAGGACACGGACATTCAAATCGGCCATCTGTCGCGCGCCGCAGACAGCGCGGAGGCGCGGGCGGTCAAGGCAGGTCTGGCGGACGGCTCCATGCGCGTCGTGGTGGGTACGCAGGCCCTGGCGTCGGAAGGATTGGCGTGTTTCGACCTTGGGCTTGTCATCATCGATGAGGAGCACCGCTTCGGCGCGCAGATGAAATCTGCCTTGTCAGAGAAAGCGCCGCATCTGTTGTCGATGTCGGCCACTCCGATCCCGAGGACTCTTCAAAGCGCCATGGTCGGCATTCAGGACGTCAGCCTGATCGCCAGTCCACCCGCGAGACGTCGGCCGATCCGAACCTTCATGACCCCGTTCGACGCTGGGGCGGTTCGCCTATCGCTGATGCGCGAGAAGGCGCGGGGCGGCCAAAGTTTCGTGGTCGTGCCGCGGATCGAGGATATGGAACCCTTGGCGGAACGCCTGAAGACCCTGACGCCCGAGCTGTCCGTGGTCTCGGCGCACGGCGATATGTCCCCGTCCGCGATCGACGAGGTTATGAGCCGTTTCTCCGACGGCGAGGGGGACGTGCTTTTGGCCACGAACATCATCGAGACCGGCCTGGATGTGCCGCGCGCCAATACGATGTTGATCTGGCGGCCGGACCGGTTCGGCCTGGCGCAACTGCATCAGCTGCGCGGGCGTGTCGGCCGGGGGCGGCGACAGGGGTTCACCTATCTGCTTTCCGATCCCGAAGCGCCGATGGCGGCGGCCACGGAAGCGCGCTTGCAGACGCTGGAGGCTCTGGACCGACTGGGGGCGGGCTTCGCGATCAGCGGACGCGATCTGGACCTGCGCGGCGGCGGCGATCTGGTGGGCGAGGAACAGGCCGGACATGTCAGGCTGATCGGCTCGGCCCTGTATCAGGCCGTCCTGGCTCGGGCGCTCGCGGCTGCAAAAGGCGATCCCGATCCAGACCAAGCCTCTCCCAGTCTGAACGTCGGCGCGACAGGGCATCTGCCGGCGGACTACATCCCAGACGAAACCGTGCGCATCAATCTTTACGCCCGGTTGGCGCGCGCCACGACGCCGGAAGATGTCGACGCCCTGCGAGACGAGGCCGAAGATCGGTTCGGCCCTTTACCCGACCCGGCAGAGGACCTGTTCACCGGCCGTCGCCTGGCGGCGCTCGCCCGTGATGCCGGCGTCACGGAAATAGTGTCGGGACCGAAGGCGACGGCTTTGCGAATCGCGGCGGCGCGTCGGCCCGGCATGGAAGCCGCCTTCCCGTTGGGCGACGATCGACGCTGGTCCGACGATCGCATGATCGTCGACGCCGCCAACGATCAACCGCACGACACGGCCTTCATTGAAAGGCTTCTGACCGAATTGGCGGCGGCCTGA